TGGACCAGAGGAGCTGTGTCTGTGCTGACTGCAGTAGTCCTGTCCCTCCCTGCAGTGAGCACTGAGTGACCTGGACAGAATTAAAACTTCTCTTCAGCTCAGTTTACACCCATGGACCCACAACATCCCAGAGACACAGGCACGCAGGCCAGCATATCTAAAATGAGACACATATACTACTATAAACACATATACACGTGCACATGTactgtactcacacacacacacacacacacacacacacacgcacgcatacacacacacacacacacacagacagacagtcacaatAAATCAGTCTGCGTTGTTGTGACACTGTGCGACGGCGAGCTCATTAGTCAGTACAAGGTCGTGTCCACAACAGGCGGCTGGATGGTGATGGATGTGTTGGTAGGGTGGCCTGATCGCTAATAAACAGCATTACTATCACACACACcaggcccagacacacacagacacacacgcatgcacacatccacacacactggGAACACGCTAAATATGTCCCATTGGGTTATAGGGGAGCTTAGTGAGAAACAGAGCATTGATAGCTCTCCTCCCCACTCTCTAACCAGTGTGATTTGGGGGATGCTTTCATCCTTGACTCTTGGCCTCCCCCTGAATCTTCTGGTTGTCTGTCTGTGACAACGATCATTCCACATGTACACTCAAAAATAATGTGtgttaaaaacaacccaatttgagttatttggtaacccatcgctgggtaaatattggacagaacacatgcTGGGTTATTTTGATCCAGCCAGTTGGGTTGTGTGACTAACCCAACAAGTTGGGTTGTTGGGATTacccaaacatgggttaattGGTTGGGTTGACCTTGCAGCTGGGTCTTTATGAATCTAATCCTTATGTTATTTTCAGGAGGCTTGGCTTATTAAGGGTGAGGCTTTCAGTTTGATCTTATTGGCCACTCGTGAGAGTCAATGTAATTCCttttcatcatgttaagtttacGTGCTTCAAATTGATATGTTCCTTAAATATTTTTGCATTTCACAAATTCTTCTATAATATTAAGAgtatttattacatattatatATAATAAGGTATACCAACTTATTGCATAATAAGGTATGCCACCTTATTGTATCCCAACAATGGCATTTACATAGACTTAGGGAACTCATACACTCTGTAAGCGTCATTGAAGCTAAAAAGTTAAAAAATGTTAAATGTTCGATCTAATAAGGGTGAATCATGGTTGGTTAGCCCACTGTCGtgttccctcgctccctcccacccacccacccacacacccacacacccacccacacatccacacacacacccacccacccacccacacacacacccacacacacccacccacacatggGTCCCTGTCAGCCGTCAGCCGTCTGTCACTGTCTGCTGCCTTATGAGTAatatgccacgttcaaaacaaccgggaactctgaaaaatacgaggtcaaatcatgacgtcagtgatcttcaggttggaaagtcggagctctagaaagaggcctgagttcccgagttgaaattccaagttggatgaccgttcaaatcgatttttcccagtctggGCTagttttttccagagttcccagttgttttgaacgcaatGAAgtctgaagtcggagatttccgagttcccagttcccagtagTTTTGAATGCGGCAATAGACACACAGCATCATCACCAAGCGTCATCATCGCATCATCACAGCGAGCATCATCAATGTGCGTCATCACCAGGGGGAAGGGGACGATGTGATTCCTTGTCTGGCCCTCTAAATATGGCGTTAAAAACGTTGAAGTAGTTTTCTAGGGAATATTTTCAGCTTCAGCTTTCCATGTCATCCATTTTGATTTAACATTCTAGTGGTTGTTAGTCAGCCTGCTTTTGATTAATACATATTAGCATGTATTATCATATGACTAAAGCCTTGTTTATACCTGGTGCGAACATacatcctttgtcctgatcttatccacattctgattgtgcccacattgttGCATCTACACATGCTAGTAAAATGTGTCTCTTATCTGTCCACTTTATCTGCATTGTGGTCCCTTCCTGTATGCACATTATTTGACAGATATTGtttcaaaataatatttatttattttaagataTATTGACGCCATAAGTCAATGGCGAATTGGGTTAAGGTTATATATCACATGTCAATGATTTTAGACGGCGGGATAATGATCATTTAAATGGTTTCACTGTGAAGAGTCTGTCTAAGTGTCTGACTACCtcaggaggtggtcaggaagatcacattttcaaataaatcaaatgttatttataaagccctttttacatcagcagatgtcacaaagtgctacgcagaaacccagactaaaaccccaaacagcaagcaatgcagatgtagaagcacgatggctaggaaaaactccctagaaaggcagaaacctaggaagaaacctagagaggaaccaggctctgaggggtggtcagtccccttctggctgtgccgggtggagattataacagtacatggccattaaggccagatttttctccaagatgttcaaacgttcatggatggttgtagaggttgcaacaggtcagtacatcaggagtaaatgtcaattggcttttcatagccgggcatttagaggttgaactagcaggtgcggtagagagagagagttgaaaacagcacgTCTGGAACAAGGTAGTGATGTGTATTTTTTaatggactatgagataaaactgggttaatcatgaacatagagttagaattttgtgttactgggccaggaatttaATTGGGTAATTTCATTGTGTATGTGGGGGTAAAGAGGcaatctgacctagggtcaaaTTGCTCGCTTTTacctaaatccatggctgtcctatctTATCAAAGACTGGAACTAGCCTGTGGCATTTTGTCTCTCTCGGCACcagagttgaacagagtttaggctaaacctttgtctctccttggctaTCTTCTTGATAGATTACAGCATGAAGGGGGGTTTGTGTAGGTTTCAAGGATTcagggacctgtcatgtccaacaatcggtcttcaggtcaagcccgggagagctggggttgaacagagtttaaactaaacatgagtgtttttgcaagataagggattgattgagtgtattactattgattctgaactgaatgaaagttgaatGTAGCCACCACCATAGACAAggggagtgggcggagcaataaaagagcgggaaactgagaAGGGAGGGATTTAAAGCTAGGGTGTGTGGAGgccactatataagatggagggagagaagaagagggggtgccactctgcagaccggcatcggctttgttgaaactctaataaagtcatatcttgatgcaacaaaaactctgtaagaactttgattgttaataaagtatagtgatgaATTTCCACAACAgtagcacgtccagtgaacaggtcagggtttcatagccgcaggcagaagagtggaaactggagcagcagcacgaccaggtggactggggacagcaaggcgTCATCAGGcaaggtagtcctgaggcatggtcctagggctcaggtcctccgggatgggagggagagagggacaccgGATAAGATAAGACAggaggacaccggataagacaggagaataacaccaaatataacagactgaccctagcctcccggcacatagactattgcagcatagatactggaggctgagaaaGGGGGGGtcaggagacactgtggccccgtccgacgatacccccggacagggccaaccagttaggatataaccccacccactttgccaaagcacagcccccacaccaccagatggatatcaacagaccaccaacctactaccctgagacaaggctgagtatagcccacgaagatcacAATCTGATCACAATGCATCTTTTAATATTCTACACTGTCAAAAAATGTGGGCAAAATCAGATTGTGGACTTCTGATTAGGGCAAAGCATGCATGTTAGAaacaggtataaacggggcttaAGACATTTACACTAAATTACGACCAACAACTGGAATTCATGTTTATTCATGTTTTATTCAAATAAATTAGCCACATAAAGAAACAATATTTATTTTCATATAACattcatacaaacacacacacacagtcaagtaGCAAATCAGGAAAATCATAACGCATATTTCTTAATATCCAacattttaccaaataggacatCTTACAGATCTGCGTCAAAAAGGTTCTTAGTGTTTCAATAGTTTGGTCAAACTAAGTTTGTGAAGATATATTCATTGtaaagtgaaatgcttatttttttcttcaatacAGCAAGTTAAATCAAAGTAGCAAAACTGGGTCTTATGGGCCCACCCGTTTTCTCTTTGTGCTGATTGGAGGAAAGAGGGTTACTCTGATCGTAGGGGGTTTGTTCTGAAGAAGGCACAAGCGCTGTTGGTGAGTGTAATCAAGCAAAATCTAATGTCATTAAGAAATATTAACACTGCTTATTTCAGAGAGAAATCTATCAAACAACTTTTAAGCTTCAGGCTTCCAACACTTTTCCTCTTCAACATGTTGTTCAAAAGAAGACCACTTCAAAGATATGGTCAAactaaccaaaataacaaaggtGCACAGCTATCATGGTGGAAACAGCTGAAGTAAATGGTGGTGTTTCAAACACATTCTCTAAAAATAAATAGGCCTAACACATACACCCAAGTACGTTGTATTTACCTCTAGCTAGCGACCTCTACCACCTACGGCCAATTCATTGAGAAAACTCACATTGCAGCAAAAATTATTGTAGTGCTACAAGTTTTTTTCCATTTTCTTTTCTTCTTTTCTTAGAAAAATACAAATACAGCCATGGTCCTGGAACCCAACTGCTAGGGGAATCTTCAACACATTAGCATCTTGTGGCAGAAGCAGCTTGCTCATAGCATGAGCTACACAGAGTACACCATGAaagcactagctagctagcattttgAGTTGCTGGAAAGTAAGCAGTGCTTCTTTCTCTTACTCTGCTCTCTCTTTGGCTTATCTCTAGTTCTGCCATTGTACAATGGCAGAGGCAACTGTGTTGTCAAGAGGAAAAGCACTATGAAATGGTTTGGGTCCTTTCTTTTACACCTATTCATATCTATGTTCATGTTCAACAAAAACAGAAGCGTTCTAGTCTCTGATCTACTCAGCTAGCGCCCTCTGAAGGTACCAGCAGGCAGGTAATGTACGATCCTATGTCAGCTCTTTATTTCTAATTTCCTCTGCATTTCAATGTGAAATATTGCACTATAGTCCCAAAGTCTTTGTTCTGGCTATGTGAAAGCAGTACAGCATATAGCCTACACATAGCCTTCACATCAAGTGAAAAGTAAAGTGGTTAAAGTCACTGATAGGGAATGACATCATGCTCATAGGTCTTCAGGGTCTTAAGTTTAGACAGTGTTTCCACATTTTTGGGACTTGGTTGCCTGAGAAGGTAATGATTAAACAGCAAAATAGCATGATCGAGGATTCCTCGCCATAAGGACATAAAAACAGAGGGAATATGATTAGAAAGTAACCATACATAAGTATAAATTATCAATTGAAATCAACCTTTTtttaaggcacacacacacacacacactgcttgcttaTAGCAGTACCTATTGTGCTTTAGACACTCAGCAAGTACATTTTTTCTTCCGTTTCGGCTGATCAAGATGTACCAGGTTTTTATCTTCTTCTGTGGTAAAAGCAGCATTAGCTCAGCTAGAATCTTGCACAAACAAATCACAGTTTGTGAAATCACTATAACATTGTGTTCAAAGATTGTTTGGAAGATTAGAATAGTTCTGATGCTGCATGCGTGTAGGATTGCCACAAAGTAATAtcaaaaaaataaagtaaaaaacaaTGAAATGTAGTAAAGGTCTGTATACAGTAAGCAAAAATGGAAAAGACAAAATCAGGAAGACTGGATCCTCCTGTtttcaaacaaacaaaaaaactgaaaaaacTCACAACTGTTGAAATAAGTCTTACATGACCTAGTCTGGTTCATTGATACCAGTCCTCATTGTTTTTTCAAGACTAGTCCTTCACACACCCCTCCAGAGAAGGAGATGGGTGAGTTGGGGTCCCCATTAGGGAGAAAGGACAGGTACAGGGGTCCCCTGTTGCGTTGAGGGGGTCCCAGACCTTTTTGTTTCTCTGGGGGGGTTCGAAAAGAACTAAGAGCCATCTCCCCAAAGTTTTGTTATTGCTTAATTGTCAGCTTATGTgatcacacacagatacacacacctaGATGTGAGTGTTTGCATGTTGTTCAAGAGAGTTTAGATTTGTCACTtgcatctgttttttttttatctgtcCACTCTATAATGAGTTTTTCATagagtttgtttttctccccaattgttCTCTTTTCACAATTAGGACGATCTGTTCTGTCATCCTATCATCTTATTCTCGTCATCTGATGATCTGTGAGTAACTCCACAGCTCAAAGTTCTGTTCCCACTGTCAAAAAGTGCTCACCCTTCCTGTCCATCAGTGATGACATCACCATTACATTTTTCCTCAGGTTGCCATACTGAACAAGTACTCTGGTCCAGTAGGAATTTGTTGTTTCCTgtttctcctttctttctctccattaCTTCACCATCACACAGCTGCTCAGCTGTCCAGCCCGGCTCAGCTCCTGCATCTCAGACTCTCTCCCGGAGGCTGAATCCAGGCTCCACCTCCCCTGCCTGACCATGAGGGGGAAGGGGCCCTGGGTGAAGGCCTGGTTCTGGGCCTGGGGTTGGTAGTGGAGGTTGGTCTGGGGATAGAGGCTGGGTTGCTGGCTGATGTGCAGGCGAGCCTCGAGGAGGTAAGCAGCGGAGGCcacgggggagagggaggaagaggaggcgcagtaggaggatgatgatgaggagcaggaggaagaggagccataggaggaggaagatgactCCAGAGGCTGCTGCCAGAAGGCGTGCTGGAGAGCCAGGGGGCTCTGGTGTAGGGACAGGTGTTGAGGTTCCtcctggaggagggagggggtgggtgtGTCAAACAGGGTAGAGGGGGCAAAGAcagaggtgggggaggggggctgCTGCTGGGACAGGAAGAACAGGGGGTTCTGGGTAGATGCTGACTGAGGAGCCTGGGGCTGGTGCTGTATCTGGAGCATTCTGTAAATAGAGACAGGAGGGGTTAGAATTGCACTTACTGTGACTATGTGGCTGTGATTATATTtatgtgcaggtgtgtgtgtgtgtctgtgtgtgtgtccccatcTTACCTTTGCTGGTGCAGAACTTCCTCCAGCATGCTGCAGTGCTCATTGATGGTGGGGCCTATTGATCCCCGGCTGCCACGGCTACTGTGGTCGGAGGTCAGAGGACAGACCTGCCTTGCCAGACCATTGATCTTATTCAGACCCAGAAGACCCTTAGTGCGCGTGTTCTTCCTCAGCTGTTGGCGGAAGGCTTTCAGACCTGGGGAGGCGCACAGAGGGGATCGGTTAAATGCTGTTAGGCCTGATACATTTCCttgtagtgatgatgatgatgatgatgtgaatgatacatactgtatgtaatggtTATAAACTGACATCACCCATACCTTGTGTGAGGGAGGTGTCAGAGGCTCTGCGGCCCTCCTGGAAGCTGGAAGCCTGGGCCTGGGGGAGTAGGTGAGAGAAGAGGGCCGGGTGGGTACCGGCAGGGACCAGCGCCCTGGGGCCAGTCCCAGAGGCTGTCATGGCTGACAGGCCCCCCACAGGGGGGCGCAGGGCAGGGTTGGGGGTGGACAAGGACTTCAGACAGCTGTCAGACGATGCACCGTCGGAGAGGCTGACCACGATGCAGGGGGGGTTGCACTCGTGGAAGTGAGGGGAGACCTCGGCCAGGGTGTGTCGCCGGGAGGTGGTGGTGGGCAGGATGAGGGGTGAGCAGGTGTGTgtgacctcctcctcctccaagtcACGGGGCCGCACCTCCTCACTGATGCTGGTCTCCAGCAGGCTGTTTGGGGAGATGGAGCGGTTACACAGCTGTCGGTTCAGACTGGCTTCCACCGGGAACATCACACGCTGGAACAATGCACTTTGGTCATATTCCATCTCTGAGTGCATGGGAGGTGTGGTCTTGCACTGAATGGGGTAGGCTGAAGTTCTGAAGCTGTCCTCCATGATGACCTCTGGGGTACCGGAGTCGGAGGTGCTCCTGGGTTTCTGGGTCCGGGGCCCACACTGGCGACTGAGCTGCAGGGCCCGGTGTTCCCTGTCCCTCTCCAACAGCAGGTAGTAGATGGCAGAGAAGTGGTTGTAGCTGCTGCTCAGCAGAGACTGGGGCAAAAGACAAGGACTTGTTAGTCAGCCATTTTGGTTAAAAGGGTGTCATAATAAAGGACTGTATTAGCCATCTTTttactctcctctccctgtttctctcattctctatttctttctttatttctctgtcagacaggaaacacacacggacacacgctcTGCGCCCGTCACTTTGTGCTCACTCAGTCTGATCTACTGAGAGACTCCTGTTGGAGCTCGTCTCCTCAGTGCTCAGTGTCAGCCTTTAAAAGCAGATGCCAGTTATCCCCCTAATTCTCCCTACAAAACGAGTAGTAAGCCCACCAGGCATACAGGGATCCAGGGTGGGTTTGACTGTGGTGCCTGCCTGGGAGGCAGCATAACATACCACCTGCTCTACTACCAGACATGACTAACTGTCTCAAAGCCCCAGCACTTTCAACCCAGTACCCAACCCCATTAGCTGTTTCTACAGTGTACTTCAAATACTGTATTCCTATGACACTAGTGATACTCTGTATAAACTACTatataacctataacctataacctGTAATCTATATAACAACGCAGCTCCACTCACTCATTACCCTCTTCTAATCCTCCTTCCATGATGATAacaccaatcaaccaatcagccAATTAacaaatcaaccaatcctccactCACCTCGATGGTCCTCTGGCGGTCGATGCCCAGGGTTTGCATGATGCCTAGGACGGACTCGCTGTAGTCCCCCAGGTTGGAGTTGTAGTCTGTGAGGGGCAGTGCCATGCTGAGGGTCTGGTTAGGAGCTGTGGGGTCGGCCAGCATCCAGCGGTGCTGCTTGATCTGGGCCACACTGATCCTCTTGGCTGGGTCCACCACCAGCATCTTACGGATCAAGTTCTCACAGTCTGGGGGGaaaagagtgggagggagagagaaggaggatggagggagggagggaaagaggtagAAGGGAAAGCAAGGTCATTCTCTGATGCTATAGCGTGTGCTTTTATTTAATATAAACAGTAAAGCTATCAATCCCAATCACACTTTGAAATGTTTCACTGTGTTGTTGCCATGGTGATGTGTACCTTGAGACATGAAGAAGGGGATTCTGAAGCGCCCCTCTGTGACTCTCTGTCTGAGGGCGGGGAGGCTGGGCCCGTCGAACGGAAGGGATCCGCACACGAGAACGTACAGAACCACACCCAAACTCTGTAGAGGAGAGATAGACCAGGAGGAGAACATCAACAAATGGTCTCTCCCTCTACTTCTGTATTCATTTGTTTGACATGAAAATGGTAGAACTTGGTTTCAAAACGctacgtttattgtcatgaatcttgccctgtaggcagaactgagcgatttttgctagataggccagctgcaaagtcaaaatttgCTATATTGTAAAATATTCATGGAAAAcaaaaaatagctttttggtATTTATTTAtgattagggttaggcattagggttagcagtgtggttaaggttagggttaaggttagggttatatgCTGACTAGACAGGGCACGTGCGTGCATCCGCCATCGCGCACAtattgattttgtccatccacatcAGACgcaatcaggacacgcaggttgaaatatcaaaacatacTCTGAAGCAGGTCGAAACAGGTCGAAACACATAAAACATTAATGGACAtttagctggctagcttgctgttgctagctattttgtcctgggatataaacattgggttgttattgtacctgaaatgcacaaggtccttttttttggatctttgtagaattttgacccattttgagcCACACAAAATCcgcagataaaaggggaaacctagttagtttctagtaaactctcctccttcaggcttcttcttcttttgtGGACTTTATATGGAGGTTGGCAtacaactttaaggtgcattacccccaccaactggactggagtgtggacctcagttcatctttcaatcacccacgtgggtatatgctcctaaaaaccaatgaggagatgggagagacggGACATGCAGCGCgtcaaaaatagaaccaagttctattttagcgcctagATACGCAGACGCTCATTGATGTGCGCGAGCAATtgaaattattgaataacatgtatgtgtacatttattttgcaaagcTTGCAAACGCAATGcaggcggtgtggtcagcatgttaggtttaaaatcagatcttatgactttgtgactgtgccagcttgtgaccactctgcagagctgtctccagggcaagattcatgacaataaatccCAACCTGCAGACGTCCCTCAatccccagttgtgccctggacaccatatgtgaattgcttgccccctaTCTattctcagagttcgtactgcttggtgacctaaactgcgatatgcttaacaccccggccgtcctacaatctaaactagatgccctcaatctcacacaaatcatcaaggaacctaccaggtacaaccctaaatccgtaaacatgggcaccctcatagatatcatcatgactaatttaccctctaaatacacctccgctgtcttcaaccaggatc
The Coregonus clupeaformis isolate EN_2021a chromosome 40, ASM2061545v1, whole genome shotgun sequence genome window above contains:
- the LOC121571609 gene encoding serine/threonine-protein kinase SIK2-like; translation: MVIITESSPGAQPNHTHGRPLQVGFYEIIRTLGKGNFAVVKLARHKVTRTQVAIKIIDKTRLNPSNLEKIYREVQIMKLLNHPHIIKLYQVMETKDMLYIVTEYAKNGEMFDYLTSNGRMSEDEARKKFWQILMAVDYCHRHHIVHRDLKTENLLLDANMNIKLADFGFGNFYNSGEPLSTWCGSPPYAAPEVFEGKEYEGPQLDIWSLGVVLYVLVCGSLPFDGPSLPALRQRVTEGRFRIPFFMSQDCENLIRKMLVVDPAKRISVAQIKQHRWMLADPTAPNQTLSMALPLTDYNSNLGDYSESVLGIMQTLGIDRQRTIESLLSSSYNHFSAIYYLLLERDREHRALQLSRQCGPRTQKPRSTSDSGTPEVIMEDSFRTSAYPIQCKTTPPMHSEMEYDQSALFQRVMFPVEASLNRQLCNRSISPNSLLETSISEEVRPRDLEEEEVTHTCSPLILPTTTSRRHTLAEVSPHFHECNPPCIVVSLSDGASSDSCLKSLSTPNPALRPPVGGLSAMTASGTGPRALVPAGTHPALFSHLLPQAQASSFQEGRRASDTSLTQGLKAFRQQLRKNTRTKGLLGLNKINGLARQVCPLTSDHSSRGSRGSIGPTINEHCSMLEEVLHQQRMLQIQHQPQAPQSASTQNPLFFLSQQQPPSPTSVFAPSTLFDTPTPSLLQEEPQHLSLHQSPLALQHAFWQQPLESSSSSYGSSSSCSSSSSSYCASSSSLSPVASAAYLLEARLHISQQPSLYPQTNLHYQPQAQNQAFTQGPFPLMVRQGRWSLDSASGRESEMQELSRAGQLSSCVMVK